Genomic DNA from Jejubacter calystegiae:
ACGCAGACCACTTTCCCGCTCGTCGGCCGCCACAACCTCTGCCTTCAGTTCACAGCAACGACGGATACACCAGGACATCGCCGCTTCATCATGTGCCAGCAGCGCATCCAGATTCTGTTCAAGCCACGTAAAGAATTCGGCATCGAGAATCACGCCATATTTGATGACTTCCGCCAGGCCGGAGGCCAGCTCACGGGCGGGCAGCGTCTTCAGACAGTCGAGATCGATAATCACCGAGGCAGGCTGCCAGAAGGCGCCAATCATATTTTTACCCAGCGGATGGTTAACCGCCGTTTTGCCTCCTACCGAGGAGTCTACCTGCGCCAGCAGGGTGGTGGGCACCTGGATAAAACGCACGCCGCGCTGATAGCAGGCGGCAGCAAAACCGGTAAGGTCACCAATCACACCGCCACCAAGGGCAACCAGCGTGGTATCGCGACCGTGAGGCTTTTTCAGTAGTGCGGTAAACACCGAATCCAGCGAAGTCAGGCTTTTATACTGTTCGCCATCCGGCAGAATAATCTGGTCAACCTTAACGCCCGCCTGTTCCAGCACGGCGCGCACAGGTTCAAGGTAGAGAGGCGCCAGGGTTTCGTTGCTGACCAGCATAACCCGATCGCCAGCAGCCAGGGGCCAGAATGCATCCGCTGAGTTGAACAATCCGGATGCGATGGTGATGGGGTAACTGCGTTCCCCAAGGGTGACGGTCAACCTCTCCATGACGCTCAGTACCTTTTTTGCTTGTGCTGACGAACGAGTCTGTTATCTAAACAGAATTAGTTGTTTTCCAACATATGAATAATCTGGTTGGCAACAACTTTAGCACTTTGATCGTCAGTGCGGATCGTCACATCAGCAATCTCTTCATACAGCGGATTGCGTTCACCGGCCAGATTTTCCAGAACCTCGCGCGGCGGCGCATCGACCTGCAGCAGCGGGCGCTTTTTATCGCGCTGAGTGCGTGCCAGCTGTTTCTCGATGGTCGTCTCCAGATAGACAACTACGCCGCGTGCAGAGAGACGATTGCGGGTTTCGCGGGATTTGACAGAGCCACCGCCCGTAGCCAGCACGATACCCTGCTTCTCTGTGAGTTCATTAATGATTTTTTCTTCACGATGGCGGAAACCTTCTTCGCCTTCAACGTCGAAGACCCATCCCACATCCGCTCCGGTTCGTTTCTCAATCTCTTGATCAGAATCGTAGAATTCCATATTGAGCTGCTGAGCTAACTGGCGCCCAATAGTGCTTTTGCCGGCACCCATAGGCCCAACCAGAAAGATATTGCGTTTCTCTGCCATTTTTTCGGTACTACGTAAGACAATTCGTTGATGATAAACCCACCCCATTCGTACCCTGGGGGCGAGACATGAACTGAAACCTCATTGCGTGAGTTCGAGAATCAGACTGAAAATTATCTCAACACTCAAGGTAGTTTGGCAACCGAATAAATCAGCGTCGGGGCGCGAAAACCGCCGCAGACGCCATCGTCGCTACCAACGCAAGGGAAAGCGCCGGACTACCTGTCCCGGAATCGGTACACCTTGTATGATAATTCCCTGCCGCCGTCAAATTCCTGAGGCACATCTGCCGTAAAAATAGCATATCGCGCCATTCGTGCACGGATGAATCGCATTCTACCGGCCCGTTATCTCAATAAGTTATCCCTCTTTAAGCAGATGCGGTGTGATAAACACCACCAGTTCGCGCCGCTCTTTGCTACGCCCATCATGGCTGAACAGGTGCCCCAGAACGGGAATCGCCCCCAGTAGCGGTACGCTGTCTTTATCGCTCTGGCGCCGCTGCTGAAAAATACCGCCCAGCGCAATGGTTTCCCCTTCCCGCAGCTCTATCTGGGTTTCGATTTCCTGTTTATCGATGATGAGCGTTTCGCCATCAGCCTGTTTAAGTTTCTGGCCAGGCATGTTCTGACTGATTCTCAGCTTCAACCGAACCCGACTGTGGGGCAGGATAGTGGGCGTCACCTCCATGCCCAACACTGCTTCCCGAAACTCAATCCTGCCACTGCCCTTCTCAGTACCGGCGACCTGATAGGGGATCTCGCTGCCCTGTTTAATGCTGGCAGGCTGCTGGTGCGCCGCCAGCAGCCGCGGGCTGGCGATAAACGCCAGTTGGTGTTTCTGCTCCAGCGCCGACAGTTCTATTTCCAGCAGGCGCCCATTGATACGACCCACACTAAACCCGATACGGCTGCTGGCTGCCGCCACAGACAAATCAGCGCTCAATGAACTTCGACCCTCCGCACGGGCAGCGCGGGACCATTTGATGCCCAGCTCCCGCAGGCTGCTTTGGGTCATAGAGACGATATGCGCAATCAGTTCGACCTGCCCCATCGGACGATCCATCTCGGTGACCCACGAGCGAATACGCGGTAGCGCAGCGCGGATATCATCCACCAGCAGCCGGTTGGTTCGGGCATCTACGGTAATAGTTCCGCGAGCGCTTAATACATGCTCCCCGGATTCCCGTAACGCCGCAGCCAGCTCGCCCGCGCTGGCGTGGCTCAGGGGGAAGATCTCTCGCAGTAGCGGTCGCCTGTCCCGTGGCGTATTACGGGCAGCTTCCTGTTGTTCGGTACCCGGCGTTTTTCGTCCCGCAGGCCAGACGCTCACCAGATTGCCTTTACGCTCCCAGGCCAGCCCCGCAGCCTGGGTCACCGCGCCGAACGCCTGCTTCCAGGACAGGGCCGTCAGATGTAAAGAGAGCTCGCCTTCCACGCCTGGGGCCACCACCAGGCTGACCTCCTGGCTTTCCGCCAGCGCCTGTAGCACCTGCACTACCGGCGCCTCATCCGCACTGAGTGAAACTTCATCAGGGACTGCCGCCAGCCCCGTGACGGCCCAGAGAAATCCGAACAGCATCAGGCTCCTTCCTGCCATAGCCTCCTCCTTGCGGCTCGCGTTCCAGCACAATGGCCGGGCAGCGCGCCTGTGATTTCAGATAAACCCGACGTTCCACAATCTCCGTCACTTGCCAATCTGGCCAGGGAGTTTCGCCGTGATACAGGCGACGCCAGCCTTCCGGCACGGCGACAATCGCGACCGCACGCCCCCCATTGCCCTGCACCGTCGCATGCAAGCGCCAGGTGTGAAAAGGGACGGCGCAGGGATCCGGCAACGCCTGAAAAGGGTCGCGTAGCGTAGCCTGAAGCGGTACGTTCAATACCAGCAGAACCATCCATCGCCAGCGCTTCATTGTTCTGCCTCCAGCCGTAAGGTCAGGTTAAGCGCCGGGGCGCCAGGCTCCAGTTGAAATCCGCGCAGTACAACATCGCTTTCCGCCAGTAACCGAAAAAGCCGTGGCAAAGTCGGCCAATCCACCGAGAGGATCAGCACGCCCTCATCCGCCTGCCACGACGTTATTTGCCCGCCGCTGGCCCGGGCCAGCCTCAGGGCAGAAAAAGGACGCACTGGCGGCAGCAACGTCGCAGTGGTTTCCTGCTCCTGCAACCACATCTGACGTAGCCTGATACGCTGCTGCACCCACTCCCGATCGGCCTCACGCAACTGCACCGCCGGGCCTGATGGTAGCGCCGTCATCCCGACCATCACCAGTCCCCATATAAAACCGCAGATCGCACGACGCCTGCGCGGCCCCAGTAACCAGTCGTCAAGGCGCGGCGGCATCATGACCTAACCCAAATTGCCAGGTGAACTGCCATTCACGGGGCCCTTTGTGTACCAGCGCCCCGGCGCGGGCATGGCGAAAATCTGAATGTTGACCGATCGCCTGCTCCAGAGCGCTTAGCGCATCGGAAGTGCGCGCCAAACCGGAGATGCGCCATCGACTTGCATCCCCTTCCAGCCGGGTAAGCCAGACGTCGTCAGGCAACAATCCCGACAGAGACAGCATGGCATCACGCCATGCCAGAACCTGCGCGCGCCTGGCATGCCGGCGCTGATTTTCCTGCTGTTGCGCCTCACGCTGACGCTGCCGAATATCGGCCTGTTCCAGCGCCTGCGTCAGCCATTCACGGTGTTGCCGATCGCTTTCGACCAACAGCATCTGGCGCCGGGAGTCCAGAGAGCCGAGCGCAATGCGATACCCGTGAACGGCCAGCATCGCCATCAGGCTCCCGGACATCACCGCCCCCCAGAAGCGCAAGCGCTGCTGCGCCAGACTGCGGCGCCAGGGAAGCAAATTAATAAGCCTCATTGCGGTAGCCTCGCCAGCGCCAGTCCCAGCGCGATCGCATAGCATTCCCCCTGTTCCGGCAGCGGCGGTTGCAGACGAGACAGGACCCGCCAGGGATCAAATTCACGCACCTCATCGTTTGTCAGCTCGCCAGGCGAACAGCAGATCAGATGCCGGGCCGTCACCGACAGACGCTGGCACAGCGTCACGCAGTCGGGAACCTCCTGACAGGGAAGCGATCCCCAGCGGGCATGGCGAACCCATAGCCACTCCGTCGCCGTTCTGCAGACCAGGCAGGCATCATCGCTATCGTGAATAAAAGGCAAAAAGCTGAACAATGCGCAGGCTTCCGGCGCTATCGCCGTGAGCCTCAACCGGGCCTGGCGCATGCTTGCGACCAGCCGATCCACATCGCTGGCGCGGGCCGCGGTGACCGCAAAACGCGGCTCACCGGGAACGGGGCGGAAATCCAGACAC
This window encodes:
- a CDS encoding secretin N-terminal domain-containing protein, encoding MLFGFLWAVTGLAAVPDEVSLSADEAPVVQVLQALAESQEVSLVVAPGVEGELSLHLTALSWKQAFGAVTQAAGLAWERKGNLVSVWPAGRKTPGTEQQEAARNTPRDRRPLLREIFPLSHASAGELAAALRESGEHVLSARGTITVDARTNRLLVDDIRAALPRIRSWVTEMDRPMGQVELIAHIVSMTQSSLRELGIKWSRAARAEGRSSLSADLSVAAASSRIGFSVGRINGRLLEIELSALEQKHQLAFIASPRLLAAHQQPASIKQGSEIPYQVAGTEKGSGRIEFREAVLGMEVTPTILPHSRVRLKLRISQNMPGQKLKQADGETLIIDKQEIETQIELREGETIALGGIFQQRRQSDKDSVPLLGAIPVLGHLFSHDGRSKERRELVVFITPHLLKEG
- a CDS encoding DNA utilization family protein, translating into MKRWRWMVLLVLNVPLQATLRDPFQALPDPCAVPFHTWRLHATVQGNGGRAVAIVAVPEGWRRLYHGETPWPDWQVTEIVERRVYLKSQARCPAIVLEREPQGGGYGRKEPDAVRISLGRHGAGGSP
- a CDS encoding pilus assembly protein, which encodes MAFGNWRIGVDIQEDVIRAVAVSRRRGAWCLQRWWRLPVDGENEGEKLSVALNGWHRQLPLGYCLCLGFPTRRTLQREIPAPPPELSELQYSHYVASATGRQLQMAEQTLCLDFRPVPGEPRFAVTAARASDVDRLVASMRQARLRLTAIAPEACALFSFLPFIHDSDDACLVCRTATEWLWVRHARWGSLPCQEVPDCVTLCQRLSVTARHLICCSPGELTNDEVREFDPWRVLSRLQPPLPEQGECYAIALGLALARLPQ
- the aroK gene encoding shikimate kinase AroK, with the translated sequence MAEKRNIFLVGPMGAGKSTIGRQLAQQLNMEFYDSDQEIEKRTGADVGWVFDVEGEEGFRHREEKIINELTEKQGIVLATGGGSVKSRETRNRLSARGVVVYLETTIEKQLARTQRDKKRPLLQVDAPPREVLENLAGERNPLYEEIADVTIRTDDQSAKVVANQIIHMLENN
- a CDS encoding PilN domain-containing protein gives rise to the protein MLLVESDRQHREWLTQALEQADIRQRQREAQQQENQRRHARRAQVLAWRDAMLSLSGLLPDDVWLTRLEGDASRWRISGLARTSDALSALEQAIGQHSDFRHARAGALVHKGPREWQFTWQFGLGHDAAAP
- the aroB gene encoding 3-dehydroquinate synthase, with translation MERLTVTLGERSYPITIASGLFNSADAFWPLAAGDRVMLVSNETLAPLYLEPVRAVLEQAGVKVDQIILPDGEQYKSLTSLDSVFTALLKKPHGRDTTLVALGGGVIGDLTGFAAACYQRGVRFIQVPTTLLAQVDSSVGGKTAVNHPLGKNMIGAFWQPASVIIDLDCLKTLPARELASGLAEVIKYGVILDAEFFTWLEQNLDALLAHDEAAMSWCIRRCCELKAEVVAADERESGLRALLNLGHTFGHAIEAEMGYGNWLHGEAVAAGMVMAARTAQRLGQFSEDDTRRIIALLTRAGLPVEGPVQMAPQSYLPHMLRDKKVLGGELRLVLPQAIGKSEVRAGVAHDLVLEAIADCLPA